The stretch of DNA TCTTCGATTTCTCTACTTCCAAGTAAATTAAgcactttctctttctcttgtagTAAAACATAAATGTAGATATCATATTAAATTACAAGATTTTCACTATACGGTTCACCATCAAGTTTCTTGATTAGGAAGTAAGTACcaatcagtatatatatacatcatgaGAAACAGAACAGATCTAGTAGTACCAATCGCAATGACGAAGAGGTCCAAGACCAAACCAACACTGACCAATGAACATAGAAGATACCCACAtctataatttaattatctGTCATAAACCTTAATTTGGGCAAATAACATTCCCTTTCAGTTTCGGAGATTACAAGAACATGGTAGAAGGAAACCCGCCAAAACTAAACGGAACGCTAATTCagaaatttatatgaaaaaaaaattgtgaagtCAAGTTATGTTGAAGTTCTCAGCCTTCAAACATAACTTGACTTCCAAGTGATGATCATTCATCACCATCCTTGACATCTGACTCACGATTTATCATCATGATCAAGAGAGACTAGCTGGAGAATGAGACGACCATTGGATCTGTGAGCTCGAATATACTCGTGACCACGCATTTTCTCTTCCTTAAGTAAAAGCCGACCATCACTCGTGTACTCTCGCTTCAGCACCGACGGAACGTTCGACGGCAATATCGGAGACGGGCGTATCTCAGGCGTCACCACctttttctcctctcttctctcacaGGGAAACTGGACATCATCTGTCTTGTCAGAGAAAGCGTCAAAGCAGCTCATTGTCCCAATGTAGTTACTGTCGTCGGAAACAGAGGACGTCACGAGGGTCGCAGTGTCTTGGTAGCAAGTATTGAGAGCCATTAAGATGGAGTTTTTAAAAggctctttctctatctctcgcTCTTTCTATGGACCGAAGCAAGTGAGTGTTGGGTTAAATAGAAGTTAGAACCATTCATTTTTAACTTGCATTTTGGAAGTTTTCTCTATAAGAAACTAAACAATGTATACTAAGAAATAAATACATGTATTGACTattgaccaaagaaaaagaaagaataacaTGTGTCGTTCCTTTGATTTTATGgataaaatgaacaaataagAATTACTATGTGTTAACAAAATGAATACTATACACTGTATACAGCTAGCTTGTCATCAACAGCTGAACAAAATACACGGGATCATTTTCTCCATTTCGGTCATATATGTGTTTATcctaaattttatggtattgattATGATGTGTGTTTATCCTAACATGCCACTATTACTATGGTATGTGCGGTTTATCCTAACATGTCAAAAACAGTGTAGCCATAagataattaaggaaatatggGTACATCAATATATAAAGTTTACAGGTTTTTGTTTAACTAGGGGAAAGAGTTTATAAGTTTTCTACTACCGTAATAcgaataaaaagattagaccAAAAAGAGAATGTTTTGTATTAGGTTCGGTTCTATAATCCGAAGCAGATTGTTTCCGGTAATGATGTTTTGGGTATTGACTAGTAGTAATTGTTTTCTCAAGATGAGAAAATGCGAATCACTTTTGTAACGTTTGCATGGAgcttaatataataaaatttgacgAAAAAGAAACACAATGTCTATAGCTCATAAAAACTTTGAGAGGCTCTCAAATACAAAACTGGATTAAAAAGTCTGGGAGATGGAAAATTGAATCACTGATCACCAGGAATTGACTTGATAATGTCAGAATCACCTGAAACCAAGTCCAAAAGATGAAATCATTAGAAAacagatggatgaagaaccagtaataaaatacataaagcAAGTTAGTTATTATTACCAGGATCAACGATGCTCAGACAAGAAACACGGAAGTACTTTCCACAAGCTGTACCCAATTCAACGTTGTCTGAAAACACACATCAAGATGAAGACAAGAAAAATACAGTCAAGCTTTATAATAATAGTGTTTCTTGACACAAGACATAATCATTGGTCAAAAGAGCTACTAGATACTAAAAGGATTAACATGTTTGTGAccaacaacaatagagtcaatTTGGTATCAAGTAAACATATGTGAGACATCAATAGCAAATTCAAGCTTACAATGATCAAACAAAAGATCAACACTTTAACGTCAATAAGCATTATAGTTTTCATTGTATCATACATAATCACCTTAATGGTCCACACTTGTAATCTACTTAGGATTGATTATACATTTCTCAGTTACCAACCCTAATGGGAACAAAAGTATCTATAAATCAAACAAGagctaaagaagaaagaaacatactTCCATTGTAGTGGTGGACACCAACTTTGGCGAGCATAGCGTAGTACTCAATCTCTGATCTTCTCAAAGGTGGGCAATTTGCGGAGATTAGAATCAGTTTCCCTGtgagaacataaacaaaaaaccagaaataaacaacaaacatcttaaaaaaaataaagagttaataacattttttaggGTATGCACAccaagtgttcgacgaaattacACACACACCTTTGGAGCCACGGAGGGATTTCAGAACAGACTTGTAACCAAGAGTGTATTTACCACTCTTCATCACAAGGGCCAACCTACTGTTGATACCCTCATGAGACTTCTTCTGCAATTataaaaaaagcataaaagCTGTTTTAGTCATCGTTGGACACACTGAGATCGAAAACGATACCTAGATGAggagaaaatgattaaaaaaaactttgatgagAGGACGAACCGTTTTCTTGGCAGTCACCATTTTCGCCGGCGATGAATCAAAAATGTTTGTTTGGACCTGTGCGGTGGAGTAGAAGccgagaggaggaggaggagcacgCTGACCAAACTCGAATAAGCNTtctgcaattaaaaaaaaaaaaaaaaaaaagcaatttagTCATCGTTGGACACACTGAGATCGAAAACGATACCTAGATGAGgagaaaaggataaaaaaactttgaagaGAGGACGAACCGTTTTCTTGGCAATCACCATTTTCGCCGGCGATGaatcaaaaatgtttttggacCTGTGCGGTGGAGGAGAAGccgagaggaggaggaggaggagcacgCTGACCAAACTCGAATAAGCGCCGCTTCGCCTCGTTTTATATTCTGTGTCAATGTTCTCTTCTAGGGTTTTGCTCTTCTCTCAGTTTTTTTATGAAATTGCGATTATACCCTTAATGTTTCTAAACTTTTTGTAATTCGCTGTTAAATTTATTAACTACTCGATTTTGTCCTTTTAGTGAAGTTATATGCCAACAGAGCGACTTAATTAGCATATAAACCAGTTGTACATGTTTTGGtcttatagaagttttaatttcaCGCAGAAATAAATAGTATAAGGTAAACATagcatttgtttttattttatttatgcaATACACatataggattttttttttttttttggacaaaacataggatttgtttatgtttcaagtttcaacattttttgtttGCCGGTGCAGGACAATTCgaattccttttttctttctttctatcgATTCAATGTATGAgttaaattctatatataaatgGGATGAACTGATTAATCTCTCTCAGTTCAGAGTATACTGCGAAACATGACATTGTTTTGGTACTTTGCCATCTTCCGTAAAAATCAGAATATGATGTCTTTCCTCCCTTTAGGCCTtagattgtataattttttaacttgTGGTTCATCAAACATGGTCTTATATTCGGAATTAACCGTGTGGTTATACTATACGTCGTCCTTAGATTgtattcttctttaattttcgGTGATTACTATACAATCTTTCCTCCCTTTAGGCTTtagattgtataattttttaacttgTGGTTCATCAAACATGGTCTTATATTCGGAATTAACTGTGTGTGTGGTTATACTATACGTCGTTCTTAGattgtattcttttttaattttctgtcaagtgaccttagtgcagtggcaggaggtaagtccatttgtaaaAGACatcatcacacccgggatcgagtctcAACTcttacgaatgtaggaatttgtcTAATAGACTAGCCAGTTATGGcccaatagttgacaaaaaaaaaaatcttctttaattttctaaaatcttgtataccaattttactattttttgttttcttttctatcaaaattttttagtataattttgtatataagtGGTAGATTGGAacataataagaagaaaatttaCTAGTAGAATGAGTAAAATATTCGAAGGTTCTAAACCGGCATATGCAAATCGGGTCAGtcaaaaatttctaaattacaTAGACAGAGAGCAAACTTCGCattgaagatctctctctctttccctccaTCTCCTTTCCTTGTCGGCGCGTAACAACAACAACCGagacaacacaaacaaacaaatctacaCGTGTCATAAACTGAGACCAGGTGGTCGTCATGTACAATACTAAAATATACTACATTAGTAACATCCAAGAATATTCCATTCGAAATTACGAACCCTAGCCTTTGCCTTCCTTTCGAAGACCCTTCATCGAGAGGCATGCACCTTCCCTATAATAAGATTCACTGTTCACTCATTAGATCCCCTTATACACATGCGATATTGTTTGTTGCTATTGTACCATTAGTTTAGATTTAAACTCACATTCACATCCATGTTactaataaaaagagaaaaacatacAAAGAGTTGAATCTTTTATCTCTCACATATTTCACTGCGCATACATATTAGAAGActaggaaataaataaataaataaatattatctctcACGTATATATGCACCTCTTGGGCCAAATGCTAGGGTTAAATTTTTTGAGTAAcaatttgttatataataagattaaagataagttaattttatataaaaatgagtatAAATGGAAGTGATGTACGTAGTCCATATATGACTGATTTGTCTAAattttgtaagttgtaactctccttctctctatttctcttacaaacacacacacaacataAAAATCTCTTTTCGTCGGCTCATTTAACGTATTATATACgatttttcaactaaaatcaaaagtatCGTACCAATTCATAATAGGATCGCGTTTTGATTATTTGCAGTGTCCATTGGATATATGGGTCGGGTTAAATTGGAGTTAAAGCGGATAGAGAAGAGCACGAACCGACAGATTACGTACTCAAAACGTAAAAAAGGTTTAATAAAGAAGGCTTATGAATTGTCAACACTTTGTGATATCGATCTTGCTCTCCTCATGTTCTCTCCCTCCGATCGCCTTTGTCTCTTTTCCGGTCAAAAaaggtatataatatatattttcatttcttgttaTAGAACATTTCATGCTTTTCTTCTCGTTACTCTTGTCCAGCTTATGCTTAAGTGTTGCGTATGTATGTTACTGCTCCCCATTGACaagcctttttttctttttcttttttggtggtGGAAAGCCACCGAATAGTggatttctgttttcttttgttctacTAGTAATTTTGAGTTATTTCATACTAGTATTCAGTAGAGGTGCAACCGAGCGTCGACACGTTTTTACATATTACTGAAGCTTTTAACTTACCGGAAATTCCGGGCTACcgggacttttttttttttaaataatagaaaTTCGAGCTTTTTCGTAAATATAAACAGTTCCTGTGTGCTTCTATAATCACAAAAGTTCCATGCAATTTGGTAAAGAGAGTTGAAGTGTAGTTTagtaaataacaaaagtttCGAACTTTGTCTGTAAATAAAGGAATTTGGAGTTTGGATAATATATATCCCCGGCACttgcattaaaatatttaatctgtTGTcatttttagttcaaaaaaaaatataaaattattagaaaaaatcCCCAAAACATCAAGTTTTATATCTTTCTCTAATTGATTCACgggcttaaaaacaaaaatgatactTGGTTCTCTATATTTATGAGGATATCATGATATAAGTTGAGGAAAATGATTATTTTATGATAAGTttactaattttcaaaataatattataaatttaattgtatCCCCACATGGCCATACTCTAGTAGTACCGCCGACTAATACGAAAGCCTCGCAGTATACGTCGCACGCTATATacaaaacacacatgttttCATGACGTCAATGCATGCAGATGACTCGGTGCGAGTTCCCCCTCCATCAGATAAAActtgtcatcgtaacttttttttttcagaaactaaaagtttgaaaacaatTTGTTCACTAACTGTAAAATAAGAATCAGAAGCACAGACCAATTCTACTTGTTACTGTACTTCATAAATCATAACTTATCTCCTTCATCCCGGTTTGCCGCAACTCGGTCTGTTCCCCGTCTTCTTTCAACGATACATAAATTAGTCGTAATGTTGTATACTTACTTATAACATGTATGAAAAGTAAATGTAAATTCACACATGGATGATGTTGTATCTTCATTTTGAGTTAAATTCAGGATCGAGGACGTTTTCGCGAGGTACATCAATCTTCCtgatcaagaaagagagaagtaTGTGTATCTTCATCGCATTAATCTacttagatttattttttataataaataatatatctattGACATGtcttttggatttgtttttaatattttcagtgCCATAGTTTTCCCCGATCAAAGCAAACGCCAGCTGTGAGTAACATCACACACTTCGCAGTGAATTAATATTGTATAATACttaatttttatctatattttgCAAATAAACTTTCTTCCCTGTTTTTGCAGAGGTATTCAACACAAAGAGGTGAGACTAATCAGTAAAAAACACAATCCAGTTTATTTGGGTCCATGCACATAAGCTCTTCACAAGTTTCAGAGTTAAgtatttattttacagaagtgtatatattgtagtttttaatcaacattttatttttgtgacaGTATCTATTAAGAACTCTTGAACAACTCAAAACTCAAGAAGACATGGCCCTCCATATTAACGAACCACGGTTTCTTTCTCTTCGTccttataataaattttgtatctaGCTAGCTAATATAATGATGTATATGTATGTTTATAATATTCATATCTgaccttttatttatttcacgACTCTGATAGCCCTGTCCTCTCCGATGTCGAGGTTATTAATTTCCCTTTTCtctgttaaataaaatatataaatatttttcaaaggAATTTTTCTAATCATATTTGCAAATGTTACAGGCTCTTGAGCAAGAAGTTTGTAGATTACAAGAACAGCTTCAAATCTCAGAGGAAGAACTTAGGTATTTTCCATTGATTAGTCATTGCAAAAATTTCATGATCTGTAAAGAGTTATATTGACTTTTGTGATATAAATACACAATAGGAAATTCGAACCAGATCCAGTGAGGTTTACATCAATGGAGGAGATTGAAGCATGTGAAGCTCATCTCATCAATACCCTGACGCGTGTTGTTCAGAGAAGGGTAAACCATACTACTAGACATAACAAGTTGATGTGCTATTAGAGTAGAGAACAATTAAGTTTAGTAATTGATTATTGTAGGAACATTTGTTGAACAAGTCATGCAAAGCACCAAGTACCCAACAGAGCATAGAAGGAATCCCTATAAACAACGTCGTAGAGGGATGGTCTGTTGCTGAGCCCGAACAAGCCAATATGATAGCCAGTTTAGCCCATCATTCCAATCAGCTAAGGTCCTTCTAGGTCAAAccaatttggttttatatacattagtaataaataataacctatgttaaattgtaattgggattttttaaactttttttgtcaGCTATGATGATCTGCTATTGCAAGGGAGTTCACAGGGAAGAGAAAGCAGCTTTGTGCGGCGGTGATGAAGTGGTGGTGGAAGCATTATCAGTAGAGCCCGTCTCACCCCAACCAATGCCAAAGCATACTCACCCAAAAACAGAAATGTTCGTGAAGTCTTTAAGTCTCTCATCTTTGATCTTTATCTTCCAATGTCCATCTTTGTAGTTCCCTTTCTCTGCTATCCCACTCAAGTTGCGTTTTCTCATTCAATAATTCAGTCTTAGTAGTCAGAACTTGCGCAATTTCTCAGGCATTGGGTCGTGCACTCTCCACCAGGTTTTATGTGCTTCGTCACTTGCAATCATAGTGTTCCTGAAGCTATAACCAGGGTTTGTTATAGCCGAGGTAATGAAGAACGTAGAGGATTGGAGGATCAGCTCCAAATAGACTTATCTCTATGTTCTTAATCACTCACACAGTGTCATTCTCAGAGATCAACAAGGCCTTTGATTACATGTTGAAGGGAGAGAGTATCCGTTGCATCATCACGATGAACACTCACTATCAACCAAACCAATCTAATAAGTGAACCAAATAAGTTGAATTCAGTTGACTATCAACATTAAGACCAAATGAGCACTTCAATAGAGATACATATGCTTGACGCCATTCTCTAGCCCTTAAGCTAGCCAATTCTGATGTCTACTTGGATTTTAGTTGCCTTTATGCATTTAGAGCAATAAAAGAAACACATCTCTTACTACAGCAAGATCAAAAAGTACTCTTTCTTTACTTCTCTGTCTCAAATTGTTAAGACTTCGACACAAAGGtatagtagaagaagaagaagattggaaaACACTGTTGCAAGAAAGGACTCACTTGTAGCACATTGTGGTCTAGGCCGTTTCTCATCCTCGCATTTGTAAATCTTGGCATTTGCATATCCAAGCTTAATGGTCATGTTCCAATTCATTCTTAAAACGGACAGTCTGCACAAGAGAAGGAAATCACACAAATGATGTATGCGAGTCCAATGGATGAGCCTCTGGTGACTAAATATAGCATAGATTCAAATTACTCATGCTTATAGAACTGTGAAAAGGGGTAAAGCATATTCATTATCTACCTGCACACCAGAAATAGCTTTCACAACAGTGGAATTTCCATGAGCGATATGTCCAATGGTTCctgaaatatataacaatatcaTCTTTAGCTTCTATGCCTGGTTAGTTTTCCCGACATCAGCTTATATAAAAGACCAAGGAGCATGAGTGGAAAGTTAAACGAAACTCAAAAAAGTTTACCTATATTTATAGTAGCCTAGCGAGAAATGACCTCAGGAGACAAAAGAATGTAGCGCAATTACATCCACTTTTTTAAGATCTTGCTCAGCTATACCCTTGTTCCTAACATTATGAAACATTCaagaaagtagaagaagacaGTTAGACTAATTACCAGCTAGATAACATAGATGGTTCACAAACGCTGCAGCTATGAAAGTTTTTGGTGTACCTTCTCGATGAGATTCATAGGTGACAAGACCTTCTGGATGGTTCACAAACGCTCCAATGTATTCCTTCACATAGTTTGCTGAATAACTGCAGTTATAAGCCTGATCATGTTTGTGAGATTCCCAGTTATAAGCCTGATATACAATTCCAAATTACTCTTAATGTCTATAAGACTAAGGTCAAACCAAGATTGTACAGCTATAAATGTTagagtatataatataaagatgAGCTTACCAGGAGAATGACTTCCATAGTTTAGATCTCCACCTGATATAGAGAAGCAATAGACTTAATAATTGCAGCTTTAAAACTAAGAACGTGAAAACTCATGAACAAAAACGTTAATATCTTTAATAATCCTAATCTAAATCCTTTGTAATATGAGTTTGGTCGTTGCATTCATCAGAGACGTGCAACAATATCATgctttaaaaaca from Camelina sativa cultivar DH55 chromosome 9, Cs, whole genome shotgun sequence encodes:
- the LOC104713468 gene encoding 60S ribosomal protein L30-2 isoform X1, whose amino-acid sequence is MVIAKKTKKSHEGINSRLALVMKSGKYTLGYKSVLKSLRGSKVLTGKLILISANCPPLRRSEIEYYAMLAKVGVHHYNGNNVELGTACGKYFRVSCLSIVDPGDSDIIKSIPGDQ
- the LOC104713467 gene encoding uncharacterized protein LOC104713467, with protein sequence MALNTCYQDTATLVTSSVSDDSNYIGTMSCFDAFSDKTDDVQFPCERREEKKVVTPEIRPSPILPSNVPSVLKREYTSDGRLLLKEEKMRGHEYIRAHRSNGRLILQLVSLDHDDKS
- the LOC104713468 gene encoding 60S ribosomal protein L30-2 isoform X3 translates to MVTAKKTKKSHEGINSRLALVMKSGKYTLGYKSVLKSLRGSKGKLILISANCPPLRRSEIEYYAMLAKVGVHHYNGNNVELGTACGKYFRVSCLSIVDPGDSDIIKSIPGDQ
- the LOC104713468 gene encoding 60S ribosomal protein L30-2 isoform X2 codes for the protein MVIAKKTKKSHEGINSRLALVMKSGKYTLGYKSVLKSLRGSKGKLILISANCPPLRRSEIEYYAMLAKVGVHHYNGNNVELGTACGKYFRVSCLSIVDPGDSDIIKSIPGDQ
- the LOC104713471 gene encoding agamous-like MADS-box protein AGL104 isoform X2, producing MGRVKLELKRIEKSTNRQITYSKRKKGLIKKAYELSTLCDIDLALLMFSPSDRLCLFSGQKRIEDVFARYINLPDQERENAIVFPDQSKRQLGIQHKEYLLRTLEQLKTQEDMALHINEPRPVLSDVEALEQEVCRLQEQLQISEEELRKFEPDPVRFTSMEEIEACEAHLINTLTRVVQRREHLLNKSCKAPSTQQSIEGIPINNVVEGWSVAEPEQANMIASLAHHSNQLSYDDLLLQGSSQGRESSFVRR
- the LOC104713471 gene encoding agamous-like MADS-box protein AGL104 isoform X1, which translates into the protein MSINGSDVRSPYMTDLSKFLSIGYMGRVKLELKRIEKSTNRQITYSKRKKGLIKKAYELSTLCDIDLALLMFSPSDRLCLFSGQKRIEDVFARYINLPDQERENAIVFPDQSKRQLGIQHKEYLLRTLEQLKTQEDMALHINEPRPVLSDVEALEQEVCRLQEQLQISEEELRKFEPDPVRFTSMEEIEACEAHLINTLTRVVQRREHLLNKSCKAPSTQQSIEGIPINNVVEGWSVAEPEQANMIASLAHHSNQLSYDDLLLQGSSQGRESSFVRR